The sequence GGTTGCCCATTTTCACATGGTCGCAGGCGCCCTTGACGGCACCGCAGGCATCGTGGCCGACGACCATGATGACCTTCACCCCGCCGACAACGGCCGCGAACTCCATGGAGCCGAGCTGCTCGGTGGTCTCGATGTTCCCGGCAACGCGGCCGACGAAGAGATCGCCGATGCCTTGGTTGAATACCTGCTCGACGGGGACGCGGGAGTCCACGCAGGAGAGGATGTAGGCCTTGGGAAACTGGCCTGCCACGGCCGCATCGCGTCGGGCCTTGACGTTAGGGTCGGCGGTTTTCCCGGCGACGTACGCCTCATTTCCAGCAACGAGTTCCGCGAGGACGGAATCCGGGGTGAGAGTCTTCTGGGACTCCGCATTTGGCTGCATGGTCGGCTCTGCGTGGAGAAGGGCTGCGGAGGCAATTGCGGTGATGGTGATGATTGCTGTTCTAGTTTTCATGGTTTGTTTTCGTGTCGTTTGTTTGCCGCTTTTTCCGGGACGAGGGGATTATTCGCGCGAATTCAGAAACACGCAACTGATTTCGTGCATTATTCTGCATAACTTTTCCGGCTAGGCTGCTGCCATGGGATTTTGCGCCAATGGATGTTGAAGGATCATGCTGGCTCTGTAAGGATTCCAGCCATGCTCCGACCAAGGAAAAAATACACCGTCTGCGATCTACGGAAGCTAAAGGGCAAGCGCTGCCTGACACACATCCATGTGAAATCCCCGGAGGAGGCGGCTGCGGCCGAGGCGGCGGGGATTGACCTGATGAGCTGCAGCTTCGATTCCCCGGAATCCCAGGCGCGCCTGCCGCTTCTTGTGGCCGCCGCGCCGGACAGTTTCCTCTCCTGCGCCACCCCGCACGGCATGGCCTCGCCCGAGGAGGCGATCCGGATCGGCTTCCGTGCATTGGAGGCCGGTGCCAGCTCTGTGTATTGCTCGGCCAGCCCCCTCGTCATCGAGGCGATGGCTCGCGAGCGGATCCCGGTGGTGGGGCATCTGGGCATGGTGCCGAGGCATGTGACATGGACGAACTACCGGGCGATCGGCAAGACGGCGGACGAGGCGAAACAGCTATACTCGCAGATGAAGGACCTGGAGAACGCCGGAGCCTACGCGGCGGAGATCGAGTGCGTGCCTCACCAGCTCGCGAGCTTCCTCTGCTCGCGGACCAAGATGATACTGATGTCGCTCGGATCGGGCAGCGGCTGCGACACTCAGTTTCTGTTTTCCGATGACATCCTCGGGGAATACGAGGAGCGGCTACCTCGCCATGCGAAAGCCTATCGAAATTTCCTGGAGGAAAACCGCAGGTTACAAAAGGAGAGGATCGCCGCCTTCGGGGAATACGCCGCAGATGTGAAGGAAGGGCGTTTCCCGGAGTCGGGGAATCTAGTGGAAATGGATGCGGCTGTGTTGGAGGAGTTGCGGGCTTCAGTGGGGTGAAGTTCGGTGTTCCCTTTTCGGCTGCGCCCTGCTTCCATCCGCGCCGGATGCACATACGATTCACGGAACAGGAGCTGACGACGCTCGTTGAGATGCTCAGCCTGGCGGCGAACGTGGCCTCGTGGAACCAGAAGGAGTCAGCAGACGCGAAGCTTTCCGAATACGAGGCGTTCGAGAGCAAGATGCTGGAGAAGGCCGCCCACAGCGGGTTGGGGGCCATGATCGAGTTCGACCAGGAATCCCAGCGCTTCCGGGTGAGGAAAGAGGTCGAGGAAAAGCTGTTCTACCACGAATGCTACGAGGAGTTCCGCAACGAGAGCTTCTGGGACGAGCTGACCGTGCGCCTGGCAGACCGGGATCTCGCCAAATCCATAGGCCAGAAAGCATGGGAGGCGATGAGCGAGGAGCAGCGCCGGGCGAAGACCGTTTCCTCGGAAAAACGCTATTGGGAGGAGTTTTCAAAGAACGGCATCGAACGGGTGATCGTGATGACCCCGCCGGGCGAGGGCTGAAATCCCGCTGAAATTTGATCTTCCGTTTGACAAAGCAGGCCGAATGCGGCTAATCCTGCCGCCCGCCAAGCCCGTGGCGGTTTGGGAAACGGCAGTGTAGCTCAGTGGTAGAGCAGAGGACTCATAAGCCTTTGGTCGGCGGTTCAAATCCGCCCACTGCCACCATTTCCCGAAGCGGGGGCGATGGTGAGCGCGGCATCAGTTCGCTGCGGAAAGCTTGAGGACGCCGACGTAGGGGAGGTTGCGGTATTTCCCCTTGTAGTCGAGTCCGTAGCCGACGACGAACTCGTCGCCGATGCGGAATCCGACGTAATCCGCCTCCACTTCCTCGGCGCGTTGCTTGTCCTTTGCCAGAAGCACCCCGGTGTGGACGGCGGCTGCGCCTTCCTCTTCGAGACGTTTCGCGACGGCGGCGAGGGTGCGGCCGGTGTCGAGGATGTCGTCGAGCAGCAGGATGTGCTTGCCTTGGACCTCCGGGAAATGGCGATCCAGGAAATCCACCTGCCCGGAGCTTTCGAGGCCGCCGTGGTAGCTCGCGACATTGAGGCACTCGATGGAGAGTTCGCGCTCGATGCGGCGCAGCAGGTCGGCGGCGAAGACCAGGGCGCCCTTCAGCAGGATGATGACAACGATGGGACCTGGCGGGAAATCGCGCTCGATCTCCTTCGCCATGGAATCGAGACGGCGCTCGATGACCTCCTCATCCACCAGGACGCGTTCGATGTCGTTCTTCATGTGAGAGGATTGGCGGCGGGTGGGCTCCCCGCCAAGCGGGAAATCATTTTGCGGAAGTTGACCGCGCCGCAGCCACGGGTTAGCGGCTGTGCGTGGAAGCATGGTCAGGAGCTATCGGGTTGCCTTTGCTGGGCGCGGCGCTGCATCCGGTGCTCGGCGCGATGATCCAGCGGGCGACGAAGCAGGGAGTGAGGTTGTCCGTGGTGCTAGGCTTCGCCAACCTGCTGACGCTGGCGGTTTTCTCCGCCTA comes from Akkermansiaceae bacterium and encodes:
- a CDS encoding carbonic anhydrase (macrophage inducible 5; Mig-5) gives rise to the protein MKTRTAIITITAIASAALLHAEPTMQPNAESQKTLTPDSVLAELVAGNEAYVAGKTADPNVKARRDAAVAGQFPKAYILSCVDSRVPVEQVFNQGIGDLFVGRVAGNIETTEQLGSMEFAAVVGGVKVIMVVGHDACGAVKGACDHVKMGNLTELLAQIEPAMEKVEGHAGDRSSKNTEFVNEVIEKNAALTVEDIRKRSETLANLEKEGKIKIVGGVYSLATGKVTMLP
- a CDS encoding 3-methyl-2-oxobutanoate hydroxymethyltransferase, which translates into the protein MLRPRKKYTVCDLRKLKGKRCLTHIHVKSPEEAAAAEAAGIDLMSCSFDSPESQARLPLLVAAAPDSFLSCATPHGMASPEEAIRIGFRALEAGASSVYCSASPLVIEAMARERIPVVGHLGMVPRHVTWTNYRAIGKTADEAKQLYSQMKDLENAGAYAAEIECVPHQLASFLCSRTKMILMSLGSGSGCDTQFLFSDDILGEYEERLPRHAKAYRNFLEENRRLQKERIAAFGEYAADVKEGRFPESGNLVEMDAAVLEELRASVG
- the hpt gene encoding hypoxanthine phosphoribosyltransferase, producing MKNDIERVLVDEEVIERRLDSMAKEIERDFPPGPIVVIILLKGALVFAADLLRRIERELSIECLNVASYHGGLESSGQVDFLDRHFPEVQGKHILLLDDILDTGRTLAAVAKRLEEEGAAAVHTGVLLAKDKQRAEEVEADYVGFRIGDEFVVGYGLDYKGKYRNLPYVGVLKLSAAN